Proteins found in one Physeter macrocephalus isolate SW-GA unplaced genomic scaffold, ASM283717v5 random_539, whole genome shotgun sequence genomic segment:
- the LOC114485150 gene encoding sodium/calcium exchanger 2-like yields the protein MAPLALVGFALLLGTPPCSGAATPTPSLPPPPANDSDASSMGGCQGSNRCQPGVLLPVWEPDDPSLGDKAARAVVYFVAMVYMFLGVSIIADRFMASIEVITSKEKEITITKSNGETSVGTVRIWNETVSNLTLMALGSSAPEILLSVIEVCGHNFQAGELGPGTIVGSAAFNMFVVIAVCIYVIPAGESRKIKHLRVFFVTASWSIFAYVWLYLILAVFSPGVVQVSKDPQTSPWCMCVSKIQRGGSPGLGSQCLYLQKCMLTSERAA from the coding sequence ATGGCTCCCCTGGCCTTGGTGGGGTTCGCGCTCCTCCTGGGTACTCCCCCATGCTCAGGGGCAGCCACCCCGACCCCCTCCCTGCCGCCTCCCCCAGCCAACGACAGCGATGCCAGCAGCATGGGGGGCTGCCAGGGCTCCAACCGCTGCCAGCCAGGGGTCCTGCTGCCCGTTTGGGAGCCCGATGACCCGTCGCTGGGGGACAAAGCAGCGCGGGCCGTGGTCTACTTTGTGGCCATGGTCTACATGTTCCTGGGTGTATCCATCATTGCCGACCGCTTCATGGCATCCATCGAGGTCATCACGTCCAAGGAGAAGGAGATCACTATCACTAAGTCCAACGGCGAGACCAGCGTGGGCACCGTCCGCATCTGGAATGAGACTGTGTCCAACCTCACACTCATGGCCCTGGGCTCCTCGGCCCCTGAGATCCTGCTGTCTGTTATCGAGGTCTGCGGCCACAACTTCCAGGCGGGCGAGCTGGGCCCGGGCACCATCGTAGGCAGCGCTGCCTTCAACATGTTTGTGGTCATTGCTGTGTGTATCTACGTCATCCCAGCCGGTGAGAGCCGCAAGATCAAGCACCTGAGAGTCTTCTTTGTCACCGCTTCTTGGAGTATCTTCGCCTACGTCTGGCTTTATCTCATCCTTGCCGTCTTTTCCCCGGGTGTGGTCCAGGTGAGCAAGGACCCACAGACATCTCCTTGGTGCATGTGTGTCAGCAAAATCCAGAGGGGTGGCTCCCCGGGCTTAGGGAGTCAATGCCTGT